One Danio aesculapii chromosome 11, fDanAes4.1, whole genome shotgun sequence genomic region harbors:
- the nuf2 gene encoding kinetochore protein Nuf2 encodes MSENTFPVYKVDVIVQFYRTEVLTGQESKHFTKNDLTPTPKPESVQRLYMRILQLLFRFRPECHYTVPLSENIQYPMLYESFAPIMSVYMRMCQFLPVCRVYDFSLSDLLNPKTKRTITILSAIQNFLHFRKQRLEITAAHQQSFRADMDRLQAYTREIKEAEKKIEKLTTIPPEQQAEAKELASALAELSTNTQHEYQDVSAINEKVAQFKTEIAELSQKLTQRKLEVATLKDEISKLKSQIVESPEELKSEMERMRETAKNIKMSKELADERLVELQMLVQCASQVEAEIQVLLKQLQDLQSSMGKTKQRKEEVQSLEVMNESLQKELKSLSSEEAQLKRALTMKLDKESKQQIRRQKKKEVKDQQVKNIYGQYDKMHQKRQEIVKKIEECNRETKQFKEKMQALRENCNQRTQKAQDIYERLLTTLEQYHKRIEKILVETNADALKMKSHF; translated from the exons ATGTCTGAAAACACGTTCCCGGTGTACAAGGTGGATGTTATTGTGCAGTTTTACCGAACTGAGGTTTTGACTGGACAAGAATCGAAACATTTCACCAAGAATGACCTCACTCCGACTCCAAAG CCAGAATCCGTTCAAAGGCTCTACATGAGAATTCTGCAGCTTCTCTTTCGCTTCAGACCTGAGTGCCATTACACG GTGCCGCTGTCTGAAAACATTCAGTACCCGATGCTGTACGAGTCGTTTGCTCCAATCATGAGTGTTTACATGCGCAT GTGTCAGTTTTTACCGGTCTGTCGTGTGTATGATTTTTCACTGAGTGATCTGCTCAACCCCA AAACAAAGCGAACAATCACTATACTCAGCGCAATCCAAAATTTCCTGCACTTCAGAAAGCAGAGGTTGGAAATTACTGCAGCCCACCAGCAAAGTTTT CGAGCTGATATGGACCGACTCCAGGCATACACAAGAGAAATTAAAGAGGCTGAAAAGAAGATTGAGAAACTGAC TACCATACCACCAGAGCAGCAAGCAGAAGCTAAAGAGCTGGCGTCCGCCCTGGCAGAGCTGAGCACTAACACACAGCATGAATATCAAGATGTG AGCGCAATTAATGAAAAGGTTGCACAGTTCAAGACGGAAATTGCAGAGCTGTCACAGAAACTG ACTCAAAGGAAACTGGAAGTGGCGACACTGAAGGATGAAATATCGAAGCTGAAGTCTCAGATTGTGGAGTCTCCTGAAGAGCTGAAAAGTGAAATGGAAAGAATGAGAGAGACTGCGAAGAACATAAAGATGTCGAAA GAGCTGGCGGATGAGCGGCTGGTGGAGCTGCAGATGCTGGTTCAGTGTGCCAGTCAGGTGGAGGCAGAAATCCAGGTCCTGCTCAAACAGCTGCAGGACTTGCAGAGCAGCATGGGCAAGACCAAACAGCGAAAAGAGGAG GTTCAGAGTTTAGAAGTCATGAATGAAAGCTTGCAGAAAGAGCTTAAGAGCCTTAGCAGTGAAGAAGCCCAGCTGAAGAGGGCGCTGACCATGAAACTCGACAAGGAGTCCAAACAACAGATTCGTAGACAGAAGAAAAAAGAGGTGAAAGATCAGCAAGTCAAAAATATTTATGG aCAATATGACAAAATGCACCAGAAACGAcaggaaattgtgaaaaaaattgaAGAATGCAACCGTGAAACGAAACAGTTTAAGGAAAAAATGCAGGCACTGCGAGAGAATTGCAATCAACGAACTCAAAAAGCCCAG GATATTTATGAGCGACTCCTCACAACATTGGAGCAGTATCACAAGCGGATTGAAAAGATTCTGGTGGAGACGAACGCTGACGCCTTAAAAATGAAGTCCCATTTCTAg
- the rab43 gene encoding ras-related protein Rab-43, giving the protein MSLLDSDDSYDLVFKIVLVGDVGVGKTCVVQRFKTGIFIEKQGNTIGVDFTMKTLEIHGKRVKLQIWDTAGQERFRTITQSYYRSANGAIITYDITKKATFLSVPKWMEDVKKYGGSNIVPLLIGNKCDLSDSREVPLEDAQTMAHQLDFVSAIETSAKDSSNVDEAFNKMASELILRHGGPMFTENVTDSFKLTGKDVAGEGWGCGC; this is encoded by the exons ATGTCATTGCTGGACTCCGATGACAGCTACGATCTAGTCTTCAAAATAGTTCTGGTTGGAGATGTCGGTGTCGGCAAAACTTGTGTGGTGCAGCGGTTCAAAACCGGCATCTTCATCGAAAAACAGGGGAACACGATCGGTGTGGACTTTACCATGAAAACACTGGAGATACACGGCAAAAGGGTGAAG TTACAGATTTGGGACACAGCCGGACAGGAGCGGTTTCGCACCATCACTCAGAGTTACTACCGCAGTGCTAACGGAGCCATCATCACATATGACATCACCAAGAAAGCCACGTTTCTGTCAGTGCCCAAGTGGATGGAGGATGTGAAGAAGTACGGCGGCTCCAACATCGTTCCTCTTTTAATCG GTAATAAATGCGACCTGTCGGACTCTCGTGAGGTGCCGCTGGAGGACGCACAGACCATGGCTCATCAGCTGGATTTTGTGAGCGCCATCGAGACGTCAGCCAAAGACTCTAGTAATGTGGACGAGGCCTTCAACAAAATGGCCAGCGAGCTCATTCTCCGGCACGGCGGACCCATGTTCACCGAAAACGTGACCGACAGCTTTAAACTGACAGGCAAGGATGTGGCGGGAGAGGGCTGGGGCTGCGGCTGCTGA
- the znf831 gene encoding zinc finger protein 831: MATRKQSFVRATEPRCSESAQREEEAHVQARLTTMYVQNVQASGLQPYPQAQPGALQDATVVPLFLPRMCSNSTLPSLTLHIASTAALQQQRLVAPASAGKPKSLGKHICPHCGKDCLKPSVLEKHLRCHTGERPYPCTTCGISFKTQSNLYKHKRTQAHARHSSESEKGTFSSQESMESSKDNCLSSSVETKCVDSADARKVKEVFSTDSVTTPSQTDPAETGTMSGIEWALQNAAMVGISTTPALQDKVNSLRKTVEFSVDAIKQTNVMKNAVQQTSALTMHGCTPLSSNRTPLQRQEALFSKPSFPFLSNHCKAQSHDSTDSGFSDSSEHHSSSSPGASLHDPSAESLTETSMVQQESAASQMPSEMTSEDPKSKVSIQEKQKLEERISKLIYENSVLVDNKLLENVRPRKTILSKQGSIDLPVPYTYKDSFHFEIRNSKHILSSQNPDRGGRVVHSSLPTQQSASLEHAPLTRSSSLPFSMGSKPAADGAGSLNLSRRCSAGHVYPIRPSNQRAATHRSLVRQVAVDCLYSAEAERGSMSSLSSDGDSTEVGTESCVKANYRRKTQKFDYTKWHTYKGGTFRKLYNAPKDCILKAKKTTSSTEPTESLDIQRHDGSMCTSSSVVPLQNELKVSHISFESNNVKGANVEDGNIQITQHTACHVPSERKKQRTESDVQTLSIADPKKPQDNGNLCELISQTLFSSAENGSITVHRVNMQNVHSQSNFTQPFSNPSQFLGNSSLSGASCLVSMSGASGTPSGSISSPTVPKAKTSFPPMYQLKIPCPADGVSASCSGSTSAHNACSNAFTHSHQTAEERHAETAELSSKQHTRFHQSKQEVLCETTSMPVLSVSYLGLNQTNSLSKVMSEIQSTTNTSASLASAMPPPLVQHQVSSLRINCASGVVENQSSSASHQPFKTLENSRFVTSTTSYCSQPGPKIYSPVTTLQRVQNHPSFPVIESGKPKGCTENITSTDYENTQNSIASNIPSNISEESPSEGEVVLLNGSAQAQNTFYVRTADLQIVMQLISDEQLALIEPHIETTSSAQTTLSQEVYSTDVSLCEVQEMISNGEKEINSTFSCSESRSANRAETVCSLTSHNGKSHVNAIPQCVSSWSHPQTRFHISPSMDYCKNTKQPQEFPEIISSGGFELESSHKLVDGDTLTEPESVESSYPRGRNDREPLNCIDNKDRVSSTEDSTETTRDEQMESNHMQTINTTELNDTGHLVSVALSGNDESVHTDSTTHLAAESQKQPSDCKTGLDTREIKACDTNKVTETCPEQTATQHDFQPAFAPGDFGNDTYSGVKSSCLTPDRTSSSRDVFEDSIERGDVHTRHANLEMSTGSGEDGVLKNLRFQRDSRTDRRESRAKIQEDGDEEVKRSTDRSSCTCRSSEETDKEVKRKDQAVSSGKHQTSTQANPHFSQEVSFNVSQSLHHEKLHPETSVCTDLIPPNCQSKGENSSRTDSMGEYLGNSPSPESDQREMSSLNMARCSNQTCRHLALANTTQSEYQKETQARGATSYWIYSKGTHVQMHKTSSTSASVHQNNCAVSNTETVNASAPPSSSDGSRSRKESLQMTIQEAQTHQMCAPATHSSSSEPKQLYLGSSSYLELEDSNSSSDDEQKLVIELE, translated from the exons atggcaactagaAAGCAGAGCTTTGTGCGAGCTACCGAGCCTCGGTGTTCAGAGTCTGCACAGAGAGAGGAAGAGGCGCATGTTCAGGCCAGACTCACCACTATGTATGTCCAGAACGTCCAGGCCTCTGGCCTGCAGCCATACCCTCAGGCTCAACCTGGAGCCTTGCAGGACGCAACGGTTGTTCCTCTGTTCCTCCCCCGGATGTGTAGCAACTCGACTTTGCCCTCTCTGACTTTGCATATTGCCAGCACGGCTGCTTTGCAACAACAAAGACTAGTGGCTCCAGCATCCGCGGGTAAACCTAAGTCTCTTGGGAAGCATATTTGCCCACATTGTGGGAAGGACTGCCTGAAGCCCAGCGTGCTGGAGAAACATCTTCGCTGCCACACAGGAGAGCGACCGTATCCCTGCACGACCTGTGGCATCTCTTTCAAGACACAGAGTAATCTTTACAAGCACAAGCGCACCCAGGCTCATGCCCGTCATTCCAGCGAGTCTGAAAAAGGCACCTTCAGCAGTCAAGAGAGCATGGAGAGCTCAAAGGACAACTGTTTAAGTTCATCCGTAGAGACGAAGTGTGTGGATTCAGCCGATGCAAGGAAAGTCAAAGAAGTTTTTTCTACAGATTCAGTAACAACCCCAAGTCAGACAGACCCTGCAGAGACTGGGACGATGTCTGGCATAGAATGGGCATTACAAAATGCTGCCATGGTCGGAATTAGCACAACGCCAGCACTTCAAGACAAGGTAAactcactgagaaaaactgtggaGTTTTCAGTTGATGctatcaaacaaacaaatgtgaTGAAAAATGCTGTCCAGCAGACAAGTGCACTTACTATGCATGGATGTACACCGCTATCTTCAAATCGCACGCCTCTACAGAGGCAAGAGGCTTTATTTTCCAAACCATCCTTTCCATTCCTATCCAACCATTGCAAAGCACAAAGCCATGACAGTACAGACTCTGGTTTCAGCGACAGCAGTGAGCATCATTCATCCAGCAGTCCTGGAGCAAGCCTACACGATCCCAGCGCAGAATCCCTGACAGAAACCTCAATGGTACAGCAAGAGTCAGCTGCCTCCCAAATGCCCTCAGAGATGACCTCCGAAGACCCCAAAAGCAAGGTGTCTATTCAGGAGAAGCAGAAGCTGGAAGAGCGCATTTCAAAACTTATATATGAGAATAGTGTGCTGGTGGATAATAAGCTACTGGAAAATGTGCGACCAAGAAAGACAATATTATCAAAACAAGGAAGCATTGATCTTCCGGTGCCGTATACATATAAAGACTCCTTTCACTTTGAGATAAGGAACAGCAAGCACATCCTGAGCTCACAAAATCCAGACCGAGGAGGTCGAGTTGTTCACAGCTCTTTGCCTACACAGCAGTCCGCCAGTCTGGAGCATGCACCATTAACACGCAGCAGCTCTTTACCCTTCTCTATGGGTAGCAAACCGGCTGCCGATGGAGCAGGGAGTCTAAATCTCAGCAGAAGGTGCAGTGCAGGGCATGTTTACCCAATACGACCATCAAATCAAAGGGCAGCAACACACCGCTCGCTGGTCAGACAGGTGGCAGTGGATTGCCTGTATAGTGCAGAGGCAGAAAGAGGCAGTATGAGCAGCCTGAGCTCAGATGGAGACAGCACCGAAGTCGGAACGGAGTCGTGTGTGAAAGCAaactacaggaggaaaacacagaAGTTTGACTACACGAAATGGCACACCTACAAAGGCGGCACATTTAGAAAACTTTACAATGCTCCGAAGGACTGTATACTAAAGGCGAAAAAGACTACATCGAGCACTGAACCAACAGAGAGTCTGGACATTCAGAGACATGATGGATCAATGTGTACCTCCAGCTCTGTTGTGCCCTTGCAAAACGAGCTTAAGGTGTCACACATCAGCTTTGAAAGTAATAACGTGAAGGGAGCAAACGTGGAAGATGGTAATATACAAATAACGCAACACACCGCCTGCCATGTCCCATCAGAGCGGAAGAAACAGCGCACTGAGAGTGATGTTCAAACGCTTAGTATTGCAGATCCTAAAAAGCCACAAGATAATGGAAATCTGTGTGAATTAATAAGCCAGACACTCTTTTCAAGTGCAGAGAACGGTTCCATCACAGTACACAGAGTCAACATGCAAAATGTCCACTCTCAGAGCAACTTCACACAGCCGTTCTCAAATCCAAGTCAGTTCCTTGGTAATAGCTCCCTCAGCGGTGCTTCTTGTTTGGTGAGTATGAGCGGGGCATCTGGCACCCCGTCTGGTTCAATCAGCAGCCCTACTGTTCCTAAAGCCAAGACCAGCTTTCCTCCCATGTACCAGCTGAAGATTCCTTGTCCCGCAGATGGAGTGTCAGCTTCGTGTTCTGGCTCCACTTCAGCACACAACGCTTGCTCAAACGCTTTCACACACAGTCACCAAACTGCAGAGGAGCGCCATGCTGAGACTGCTGAACTATCCTCAAAACAGCACACAAGATTTCACCAGAGTAAACAGGAGGTATTGTGTGAGACAACCTCCATGCCTGTGTTATCAGTTTCTTATTTGGGGCTGAATCAAACAAACAGTCTATCCAaagtcatgtcagagattcagTCTACCACCAATACATCAGCTTCACTTGCTTCCGCTATGCCGCCTCCATTGGTGCAGCATCAAGTGTCTTCATTGCGGATTAACTGTGCATCTGGTGTGGTGGAGAATCAGTCCTCTTCTGCATCACATCAGCCTTTTAAAACATTGGAGAACTCTCGGTTTGTCACATCAACAACGAGTTACTGTTCTCAGCCTGGACCAAAAATATATTCTCCGGTAACTACATTACAGAGAGTTCAGAATCATCCTTCATTCCCTGTTATTGAATCCGGAAAACCCAAAGGTTGTACAGAAAACATCACATCCACAGATTATGAGAATACTCAGAACAGCATTGCGTCTAATATCCCCTCAAATATATCTGAAGAGTCGCCATCTGAAGGAGAAGTCGTGCTACTAAACGGCTCGGCTCAGGCTCAGAACACATTTTATGTACGCACGGCTGACCTCCAGATCGTCATGCAGCTCATTTCTGATGAACAATTAGCACTGATTGAGCCTCATATTGAAACAACGTCTTCAGCGCAGACAACACTTTCGCAGGAGGTATATAGCACTGATGTTTCCCTGTGTGAGGTGCAGGAAATGATCAGTAACGGTGAGAAGGAAATAAATAGCACGTTCAGTTGTTCTGAATCTCGTTCAGCAAACAGAGCAGAAACTGTTTGCAGTTTAACCTCTCACAATGGTAAAAGTCACGTTAACGCCATCCCTCAGTGTGTTTCATCTTGGTCGCATCCACAAACAAGGTTTCATATCTCCCCGTCAATGGACTactgtaaaaacacaaaacaaccgCAGGAGTTCCCGGAGATAATAAGCTCTGGAGGTTTTGAGCTTGAGTCAAGTCACAAACTAGTGGATGGAGACACACTGACTGAGCCTGAATCAGTGGAGAGCAGTTATCCGAGAGGAAGAAATGACAGAGAACCACTGAACTGTATTGATAACAAAGACAGAGTCAGCTCCACTGAAGATTCAACAGAGACAACCAGAGATGAACAAATGGAATCAAATCACATGCAAACTATAAACACCACTGAGCTGAATGACACAGGTCACCTCGTGTCAGTCGCATTATCAGGAAATGATGAGAGCGTTCACACAGACTCAACTACACATCTCGCTGCAGAATCACAAAAACAGCCCAGTGACTGCAAGACAGGCTTAGACACAAGAGAAATAAAAGCTTGTGACACAAACAAAGTGACTGAAACTTGTCCTGAGCAAACAGCTACTCAGCATGATTTCCAGCCGGCCTTTGCTCCGGGTGATTTTGGAAATGACACTTACAGTGGTGTGAAATCATCCTGCCTGACACCAGACAGGACATCTAGCAGTCGTGATGTTTTTGAAGACAGCATTGAACGAGGAGATGTCCACACACGCCACGCCAATCTGGAGATGTCTACAG GGTCTGGGGAAGATGGTGTCTTGAAAAACCTGAGGTTTCAGAGGGACTCTAGGACAGATAGAAGGGAATCAAGAGCCAAAATACAGGAGGATGGAGATGAAGAGGTGAAAAGATCAACCGACAGAAGCTCATGCACATGCCGAAGCTCTGAGGAAACGGACAAGGAAGTCAAAAGAAAG GATCAGGCAGTATCCAGTGGGAAACATCAGACATCTACTCAAGCAAATCCTCATTTCTCCCAGGAAGTGTCCTTTAACGTTTCACAATCACTTCATCATGAAAAACTCCATCCAGAAACATCTGTTTGCACAGACCTAATTCCACCAAACTGTCAAAGTAAAGGTGAAAACAGCAGCAGAACAGACAGCATGGGTGAATATTTGGGGAACAGCCCTTCCCCAGAGTCTGACCAACGGGAAATGTCCTCATTAAATATGGCAAGATGTTCCAATCAAACGTGCAGACATTTAGCATTAGCGAACACCACGCAAAGTGAATATCAAAAGGAGACGCAGGCAAGAGGAGCGACGAGCTACTGGATTTACTCGAAGGGCACTCATGTTCAGATGCACAAAACCAGCAGCACGTCTGCATCAGTTCACCAAAATAACTGTGCTGTTTCAAACACTGAGACGGTCAATGCAAGCGCTCCTCCATCATCCAGTGACGGATCCAGGTCTCGCAAAGAGTCTCTGCAAATGACAATTCAAGAAGCACAGACGCATCAAATGTGTGCTCCAGCCACACACAGCAGCTCATCAGAGCCGAAGCAGCTTTATTTGGGCAGCAGCAGTTATCTGGAACTGGAGGACAGTAACAGCAGCAGTGATGATGAGCAGAAACTCGTCATTGAGCTCGAGTAA